One window from the genome of Desulfobaccales bacterium encodes:
- a CDS encoding class II aldolase/adducin family protein: protein MSTQQQLKQDIVCICRMLHRKNYLAATDGNVSVRLGDRLLTTPSGVHKGLMEADQVITVDFSGRVLEGEGKPTSEIRMHFLAYELRPDVAAVVHAHLPYATACTLAGIDLLEPILPEVVITLGGIPTAPYATPGTDEVPNSIREFIPDYDAILLSRHGAMTVGRDVRDAYNKMEKLEHTARVVLAARLQGQLRPIPEAEAEKLRKLGEKYRAGG, encoded by the coding sequence ATGTCAACTCAACAACAATTAAAGCAAGACATCGTCTGCATCTGTAGGATGCTGCACCGCAAAAATTACCTCGCCGCTACCGACGGCAATGTCAGTGTTCGTTTAGGAGACCGGCTGCTCACCACCCCCAGCGGGGTCCACAAGGGGCTCATGGAGGCGGATCAGGTGATCACCGTGGATTTTTCGGGCCGGGTGCTGGAAGGGGAGGGAAAGCCCACCTCTGAAATCCGGATGCACTTTTTGGCCTATGAGTTGCGCCCGGATGTTGCAGCCGTGGTGCATGCCCATCTGCCTTACGCCACGGCCTGCACCCTGGCGGGCATCGACCTGCTGGAACCCATCCTCCCTGAGGTGGTGATCACCCTGGGGGGGATTCCCACCGCGCCCTACGCTACGCCCGGCACCGACGAAGTTCCAAACTCCATCCGGGAGTTCATCCCGGACTATGACGCCATCCTTTTATCAAGGCACGGCGCCATGACGGTAGGACGGGACGTGCGAGACGCATACAACAAAATGGAGAAGCTGGAACACACCGCCCGGGTGGTCCTGGCAGCCCGACTTCAAGGACAGTTGCGACCTATACCCGAGGCGGAGGCGGAGAAACTGCGGAAGCTGGGAGAGAAGTATAGGGCAGGGGGGTGA
- a CDS encoding MurR/RpiR family transcriptional regulator, translating into METISPDSVNREGQTGTLIRLRGLYPSLKTALRKVADVILRQPEMAIYASVNEVAAAAAVSEATVMRFCRILGFKGFQDFKIALAREMVIPSTRHREVVSVEDDAAIVRTVFQTNGAALQDTLEILEIEAVNEAVQLLRNARQIMVIGVGGSGPAVAYTGNRLLLLGLKAYMYTDFYLMLMAASLLTRQDVVLAISNLGTTREILETAGIALEREARVICITNNSLAPLARISNPTLITASREMTIPEEAVASLVCQISILDALFALIAQAQGTQSRQTLDGMEKAMVKVGVMR; encoded by the coding sequence ATGGAGACCATATCTCCGGACTCAGTCAATCGTGAGGGTCAAACCGGCACCCTGATCCGGCTGCGGGGACTTTACCCCTCCCTGAAAACCGCTTTGCGGAAGGTGGCTGACGTGATTCTCAGGCAACCGGAGATGGCCATCTACGCTTCGGTCAACGAGGTGGCGGCGGCCGCGGCGGTCAGCGAAGCTACGGTCATGCGGTTCTGTCGCATCCTGGGCTTTAAAGGTTTTCAGGATTTTAAAATCGCCTTGGCCCGGGAGATGGTCATCCCCTCAACGCGCCATCGTGAAGTGGTGAGTGTTGAAGACGATGCCGCGATCGTGCGCACGGTATTCCAAACCAATGGCGCCGCCTTGCAGGATACCCTGGAGATTCTGGAGATCGAGGCCGTAAACGAAGCGGTCCAACTGCTCCGCAATGCCCGGCAGATCATGGTGATCGGGGTGGGCGGTTCCGGCCCGGCCGTGGCCTACACCGGCAACCGCCTCTTGCTGTTGGGTCTCAAAGCCTATATGTACACCGACTTTTACCTGATGTTGATGGCGGCTTCGCTCCTTACCCGGCAGGATGTGGTGCTGGCGATCTCCAACCTGGGGACCACCCGGGAAATATTAGAGACGGCGGGCATAGCCCTGGAAAGAGAAGCCAGGGTAATTTGTATTACCAACAATTCTCTGGCGCCGCTGGCCCGAATTAGCAACCCGACCCTGATCACGGCCTCTCGGGAAATGACCATACCTGAGGAAGCCGTTGCCTCTCTGGTTTGTCAAATCTCGATCCTTGACGCCCTCTTCGCTTTGATTGCCCAGGCCCAGGGAACCCAATCCCGGCAGACCCTGGACGGCATGGAAAAAGCGATGGTCAAGGTCGGAGTAATGCGCTGA
- a CDS encoding HD domain-containing protein, producing the protein MATRILRENLTEGLASLSGKRSLMVLGQLAAARSLKVYLVGGSVRELALGRAVQDLDMAVSAQTLELAQDLAAALGGTYVLLDEGEHTARVVWEGDILDLAEFRAPTLTGDLKGRDFTLNALAVSLDDILGQSPLELIDPWGGLEDLARGWLRVVAPGNFHDDPLRLLRAYRFAATHGFQITPETTDAIRQWVREFPRVAGERVHQELFSLLQAPKAVPVLKAMETVGLLAQVFPELSAMKGVEQNGYHHLDVYGHSLATAAGMEEVLAAPEAYFGDLAGEVVRYARTRPKAVLLKLAALFHDVGKPEVQERRENPDRYTFYYHEKVGIEIFGRVAARLRCSQAEVKTVTTLIRLHMRPFLLLPAFRERELSFRALGRLVRAARPEFAGLFALAMADSLAGQGPLKPADSEAVLADLAEAAYQFLKERLEPQELLPKLVNGHDLIKLGLTPGPQFRRLLTAVEEAQWEGVVRTREEALGLIQRLL; encoded by the coding sequence ATGGCAACCAGGATTCTCCGGGAGAACTTGACTGAAGGGCTAGCCTCCCTTTCAGGCAAGCGGTCTCTGATGGTCTTGGGACAGTTAGCCGCGGCCCGGTCGCTTAAGGTCTACCTGGTGGGGGGCTCGGTGCGGGAGCTGGCCTTGGGGCGGGCCGTTCAAGACCTGGATATGGCGGTCTCGGCTCAGACTTTGGAGTTGGCCCAGGACCTGGCCGCGGCACTGGGCGGCACCTATGTCCTATTGGATGAAGGCGAGCACACCGCCCGGGTAGTGTGGGAAGGGGACATCCTGGATCTGGCCGAATTTCGGGCCCCTACCCTTACAGGTGATCTTAAAGGCCGGGATTTTACCCTCAATGCCCTGGCCGTGTCCCTGGACGACATTTTGGGGCAGAGTCCTTTAGAACTCATCGATCCCTGGGGCGGTCTGGAAGACCTGGCCCGGGGCTGGTTGCGCGTGGTGGCCCCGGGAAATTTTCATGACGACCCGCTGCGGCTGCTGCGGGCCTACCGGTTTGCCGCCACCCACGGCTTTCAAATTACCCCGGAGACCACGGACGCCATCCGCCAGTGGGTGCGAGAATTTCCCAGGGTGGCGGGAGAGCGGGTCCACCAAGAATTATTTTCCCTCTTGCAAGCCCCAAAGGCCGTGCCGGTCCTTAAGGCCATGGAGACGGTGGGGCTTTTGGCGCAGGTGTTTCCGGAGCTTTCGGCCATGAAAGGGGTGGAACAGAACGGCTACCATCACCTGGACGTCTACGGCCACTCTTTAGCGACCGCGGCCGGTATGGAGGAGGTGTTGGCGGCCCCGGAGGCCTACTTTGGGGATCTCGCCGGGGAGGTGGTCCGTTATGCCCGGACTCGCCCCAAGGCAGTGCTCTTGAAACTGGCGGCCCTGTTCCATGATGTGGGCAAGCCCGAGGTGCAGGAGCGCCGCGAAAATCCTGACCGTTACACTTTCTATTATCATGAAAAAGTGGGGATAGAGATTTTTGGCCGGGTGGCGGCAAGGTTACGGTGCAGTCAGGCCGAGGTTAAAACGGTGACCACTCTCATCCGGTTGCACATGCGCCCTTTTCTATTGTTACCGGCCTTTCGGGAGCGGGAACTGAGCTTTAGGGCCCTGGGCCGGCTGGTGCGGGCGGCCCGGCCGGAGTTTGCTGGGCTCTTTGCCTTGGCCATGGCTGACAGCCTGGCAGGCCAGGGTCCGCTGAAACCCGCCGATTCCGAGGCGGTGCTGGCTGATCTGGCGGAGGCGGCCTACCAGTTTTTGAAAGAACGCCTGGAACCCCAAGAACTCCTCCCTAAATTGGTCAACGGCCATGATTTGATTAAGTTGGGACTGACGCCGGGCCCCCAGTTCCGGCGACTGCTCACGGCTGTGGAGGAAGCCCAATGGGAAGGGGTAGTCCGGACCCGGGAGGAAGCCTTGGGGCTGATCCAGCGGTTGCTGTGA